The genomic segment ATGGCTGCAGCATGCCCTTGTGACCATTTGCCCCTTCCTTATCACTGTAAGGGAAGAACAACAAACTTGCCACATGTCTCACTGGTTTGTAAGCAACCTGTAACTTAAAGCCTTTAAACCAGATTTAACCCCCTACGACCCACCTCTGCTCCCCATGTAATGGATGACATAGCAGAGTCGAAGCGCACAGTGGCTCATATACCTGTCACTCAGCCCGCTGTGTTTTTACTATTGAATTGCTCGGTTGCTATGAGCTGTGGTTGTAAACACAGCAGAAATGCAACAGGAGGCGCGTCAGCCATGACGAAGCTTACAACCACACATGAATAAGATAACTCACCTCGAGCTGAATGTACCTTGCTTTTTTGCATGTGACGGTAATCCCCTAAGTGCTTACTGTTGCATATTTCCCTTAATGAGACATCTGTTATTTGTGAACTTGTATCTGCTGGACCATGGCAACCTTTTTAGCATTTAATGCACATAAGTTGCACTGTCTTTACCTCAGagagctttgttttgttttttgtatgtttatattttgatttgaaaacCTTGATCTTGCAATATAAGCCAGATTTTTAAGAGCTTATGTTCCTAAAATATTGTCCAGATGTTTTATACTACCCTAACTTTGTCTTGATTGTGATTGCCAGGAACCAAGTGGGTCCCCTACTCCAAAGAGGCCCAGAGGACGGCCGAAGGGCAGCAAAAACAAGACAACCGGCAAGGGCAAAGTAAGTCAATGCAGTCTGCAGACGTGTTTTCACATAGTGACAGATAGTGAGTTCGACAGCAACGAGCGCACATCCTGATCCGGAATATCTGCAATTCCAAGATGGGCAGTCGGCGTCAGCGTGGCATTTGTTGTAAATTTGTTTCTTGCAAgtgctttgtctttttctccaaACCCCTGATTCCTTTTGGTTGATGAACATTTTAACGGTAGCTAACCTCATCCTTGTAAAAGGATGTCCTGCTGTTACTTGAGATATATTTGTTGGCTGTAATCTGGCTGCTTCCCCCTCGTGGTGTCAGAAATAGCTTGGCTAGGGTTCCCCATTGTAAAGACCTTGGTTTACTGCCtcacactttctttttctttttttttttttttgttggtgaTGCTCACCCTCTACTTCCTGTCCTCCAGCTTCCTGCAGCTTGTCATGCAAAGTGTGGTGCAGGTGCAGAGGCCGCAAGACTGTTTCCAAGCTGACACTAAGCACCCCTCCGCCCCCACCCAGCACACAGTCCTAGTTCTTCTCTGCCTGTCGTTACCATAGCAACAACTGATTTTTCTCCCCCGCCCCAACCCTCCGGCTCTCCCTGCGCTCGGGCTTCACTGCTATGTATGGGAAAGGCGGAGGGAGAGGAAGTCGCGCATACATGTTTTGATATAGGTTTAGCAGCGAGGGCCGAGCTGCAGAGGGTTTGTGTCTCCGCTCAGTTTCACCAGCTGTCTCTGAGCCTCAGACCAGGTGGCCAGCGAACTGGAGTGCCCTGTGTGCAGTTCCTGTCGGCCTTCCAGATAATAGCCAATGAACCCAATGCCCCCTTTCCATCTGTCTCGTTTTAGAGGCCTTACTGCCATCTACAGGCAGCTAGATGCAGAGCTCTAGGAAATATTGTTTACACCATTGCTTTTTGTGGCccacccccaaaaaaaaaaacctcaaaactTTTAGCACATCAGCAGGTCAGTGACCTTGAGGATCACAACAAAATGTTAGAGCCCACTTGGAACCCTCTTGACCTTGTTCCGTTTTCTCTCACAGAAGGCAACGGCAGCCCCATCTGCAGGGGGAAAACGCAGGGGAAGACCGAAGAAGGAGGTAAGAGCCCATGGACAAACAAGTGTTCACATCAGTTAAGCTGTTCCTCTCCCAATTGAATTATGATCGGTATGACTGCCTGCAGGGTGAAATTGCATTTTCCTAATTCCCTTGCCTGCCTTGTTcctcagtcattttttttttttttttgctcattggCTATTTTGGGGTCTTGTGTTCATTCAGAGTTGCATGGTCAACCACTCTTTACTGATTAGTTTTAAAATGGCAAATGTCTTTAaaggttttctgttttgtttttgtttttttgttttttttaaccagatgTTGACAGCAGGATATTTACTTTTAGGAGCTTCAAAATGAGCCCCCCAACTACATACAGCCGGTCAAAGCAGCATGTTTTAATCTAGGAGAAACTGCGGTCTTGTAGTAACATTGTGTCATGTGCATGAGTGGTTAGGGCGTACTCGTCTGGATTGCATTAGTCACAGAAAGGAATGACCCACAGTTACCCTCCTAACTAGGCTCCTCATTTTTATGAATGGACATCTTGGGCAGCAGTAAGTGTGAGCAGGAAAGGCAAGAGGGCAAAAAGCAGGATGCCTCATTGTGACTCACCGCTGTGTGTATGAATCACTTTTCACTACAGATGGCTCACTCTTCCCTTGGGTGTTCTTCATGCCACAGTGGTTTATCAAAGAGATTTATAATAACATTTAGTCTTTTTCTTGTTGGTACTTGGGGGTTATTAAAGTAAAAACAGTTGCGTTGAGGCATGAATCACAGGCAGCTATTGTCGTTGAACACTGATGGTGCTTTGGGCATTTTCCTTGTGGGTGTGGTCAAGGCATAACTTAACAGccccccttctttttttcttttttttttctcccctgcaggaaaaggaagaaaaagcaTCCCAGGAATCatctgaggaggaagaggaagaggaccAGTAATTCACAACGCATGCTACCTCACTCAACATACTGACTTACTGTTAACCAGAACTGGGCTGTATCTCCAACGCCAGTGCCACCACATGACCACTGTTCACGACAAAGCCCCCTTTTGCCAAAGGAGGGTTAACACAGTACATATATCATGCAACAGCACTGGATAGAACGATGGACTTGCTCAAGCATAGATCTAAGAATTACATGAAAGGTAACAGCCAGTTTCTCTACATGTCATGTTATTACAAGTCTTTTATACTGGACAAAAAGGTGTTCTCCAAGGAGCCTGGACATttcctccttttccttttttttcctcccccctaAAGATGGTTTGTAGGATGTTTTCTCTGCTTAATGTTACTTATTTGTTGTACCCGCATCTGAGATGGTAGGGCATATAGATTTTTCTCCGTGTTTTGTACTGGACAAAGGTGAATTTTACCTATacttgcttttttctttttttttccttttcagagtttttcttttttggttttgagtgtttgtgtgaagtGGTTAACCTATCCTTTGCATTGTATTCTAGATGGAGTTGAGCTTCAGCATTTAGGATGAGAATAGGTAACTGATGGTAGAAGTATCTTTTCCTAATCTGCATAACTGACTTCACCCACCCAATCAGAGGAGAACCATCTTTAGCCCTCTTCCTGTAGGACAGTTTAGATTTTAGTGATGCTTCTCAGACTTCCTTCTCAGTTCTCTGCGTATAGTGGAGAGATGTAAAAGTGTATCATTAGTCATCAGACTCGATCTGActtactgtttgttttgttttttgttccttCGGGTtacatacattttaaaacacgTGTGCTGCTTCTCATGTTATAATAAAACTCTTTCGTATGTGTTTTTTAAGGTTGGCAGAGTTCTAGGCTTAAAGTCATCAGTGTCGTTTCTTCAGGGAGCTTTTACAAATGCTGTTACATTGGCGTCTTTGTCCTCACATGGTCCTCAGTTTTCCAAGCCCTCACTCAATCACTCATAAGGCAAACTGCAATTGGTCAGACAAGGAGTTTGATTGTAACACAGGATAGTTGGTGGCACTACTATCCAACAgggctgtattattattattatatttttttttttttttttttttttcccctcattccATCTAGATCTCACTGCTTCGCCTAGCTTGGTCCTCCTGTCATCACTTAGTAtggtaataataaaaagaacttTTTCCTTAGTCTTTTGAAGATGTGTGTTGTATGCCGTCTGCTATGGTTAAAGAAAACTTTTGTGTATTTCTAAGTGTCAGGGAACCCACAGTCACAGTCCACTTAACTGGGTTTTTCCACACACCTAAGCTGCTACAACCTCAGTTACGAAACCCGGAAAACTGCAAACAGGCAAGACAATGCCTGGAATTTCATACCTCACTCAAACGGCTTATTTTACCATTTATTGCaactggttttctttttttttttctttttaaatgtaaccTCTGGCATGAGTTGacaatgtttgtatttttttttttcctctcctgacTGTAATGAGAGATCCAAGAGGTCGAGCATGTGATTGTGTGACGACACCAACACTTCTTGGCTCATTCATAACCGGAGCTTGcagacaggtttttttttttgttttgtttttttgagtaaATGTGTGAAGCAAGTCAGGGAGACCTGTCAGCTTGACGACTGTGTTCGCTGACTGTGGTAGATTAGCAAGTGTGTTTTTATCCTTAAGAAAAATTCTTCTGGTGCACTGAAATGTTAGTTCAGATTTTCATGGACAAATGTTTGTGATGGACTGGGCGCTTTTTCCATGTTCCGTTGGCCACCGTGTGTCTACCACTGCCACACGTAGCCATCCTCACCATACTCGTACAACGGTCATTTCATGTCCTCTATCAACTTCCTCCTAGTCTCGATATCATGTCATTTTACATAGTAACGTCAGTCATCCGTTGATTTATATACTGTAAACTCAATAGGATGGGATCATTCTTTTTAATGTACACGTATATAAATGTACAATGTCTATATTTCTATGGTGCCCTACAACAATTTGTATCAGAAAATGGTCAATAAAGAGAATTTTCTTTGTCACTTGTTCATATTATTGCACTCTGCTGTGCAGCTCATGCAGGCTACAATGATGCATTGCAACTATCTACAAAagtaaataattacatttccagTGTCTCAAATACCTTACCAAGTCTCTTGAACCAATGGATGTACGGTCTGAAAGGAGAAAGATTGTAACAATGTTCCCAAAATTACATTTGCATCAGTCCATCTCATCAAACATCACCTGAATGCACAGCCTTTCATGCAAAGTTTTCCAGAGGGGTGTACTACAAAGTGAGATTTAAGAGTTAGCCAAGTTTCTTCTGCAGATACTATACCACATAACCAAGAATCTCTATCAAccaataaaattaatttcacttcaTTAGGTGATGGGACAGTAACCTTTATATTTAAATCAATCCaaagtttcagagctctaatGTGCGGTCGTCATGTTAGAAATAAGCAGTCGCACTGAGAGTGCACCACCGCTTGATAACGTCTACAGCTGCTGGGCTCATAGGGATCAATTCTGTGTAGAAGATCAGTCACATGATGAAACGCCACTTTTATGTGAGCACTCGCAGAAGCTGAAGCAGAAAACCTGCCTTAACAGTTGAAAAACACCATTACCCATTTTATCTGACAGGGGTTTTAGGTTTTGTCAAGAAAGCCTTGCAATGTTGAACTTCATAGTAGAACCCCTCTGGTGTGTCACCTGTGCAAATCTAAGTCAACAGTGGATACAATTTTAAAGATGAATGGCTCATTTCATAAAATTCTTCACAAAAGCTGAAAAACTCTAGACAATGCATAGAATAGAAACACAATTAGGCTGATACTTAAGCACCTCTGGGTATAATAACTAGTTGGCCATCCCAAGTTTGCAGAGCTGGGTTCTCAAAGTTTAGGGAGCCACTGTAAGTGGACTAGCCAGGAAAAATCCACACTTTAAAGTGGCTGTTCAGCAAATAGTGCTTCATGTTGGCatttgcttttttgtgtgtgttttgctggGCTTTAACAATTACTGAGGTGGATATTACATCGCCTTACACCATCTGTATTTGTCAGTGTTAATAAGATTCATTCATCTATGATAACTACAGCTAAATGTGTTGTAATTTAATAGAAATGCTCCTACATCTTTTTGTGCACCGCTATGACAGACCACCAAATGGTAAGCAAAACTTTGAGAACCACAGCTGTAGAGGGTCAGGGTGGGGCTGGAGCCCAACCCACGGAGAGGTAGGGCACTCCCTGGACAGGTGGAAGCAAGGACTAGCGCTGAGACAACCAGCAACAGTCACACCCAGAGCCAGCCCTGGAGTGTGGATTTTCTTCTGACACTGTGGATAAAGCACAGTGGGAAAACAAATGCCACACAGAAAGGTTTAAACCCAGAACTTTCTTGCTTGTTATGCACCACCATGCCGCCCACACTTTTAGATGTCATAACTGATAACATGATATGTTTGAGCATTACATGCTCAGTACAATACATTAGCTGTTGGACTGAGTAATGTTTCCCCCATCTGAGGGCAGTTAAACAGTTCAATTGTTCTTAGTTTACATTCACAAATGCAAGGCAAAAAAGGAACCGGGGAGGTTATGACtcgtaaagaaaaaaagagcaagactTCCTGAGTGCTTAAAACAGTCAGACTTATGGCATTCATCTGAACAGATTCTTCAGCTGGAGGTAAATTTGTTGGTGCCATGCCTTGTAGACAGGAAATATTTTGAGAGCTAGTCAGAGCTCATTTTAGGGATGAGAGTTTGGTGTTATTTACTTCCACTATCTGGCTTTTCATGCCATTGATAAGAGTCACAGGATTTGGCTAAACCACAAAAAGATGTGAATCTCCAGGCATTCTTTAAGCAAAGTAAAACTAAAGCAAGCTGTTCAATCATTTCactgaaaatgaaactgaaatcaAATTTAGCAGCTTGATCTTAGCtgctaattttatttttcagcaatATGAGGCTTTCATGTTTAAAACTCTTTCTGAGAGTTTTGCAACAATGTAACTGTTGAACGCTACACTAGTCATTTTATCAGAGGatgatttgtttttctaatgCACTGCACACAACTCGTTTAAAATCACCAGTGCAGGCAATGATCACAATTCCTCTCGCAGCAGGACTGCTGATTTTTAAAGGGTACAGCACATTCGTGCCACGAAGAGCACAGCTAGTACGAATGCTCACTGCAACCCACAGGAACATAACAGCTTGCCACACGTCGCCCACAACAACATAGCAAATGTAAACAACAGATTAAAAATCTACAGGTACCTGTACCTTTGAAACTTTGAGTCATGTCACTGaatttttcaataaaaacaggtttaaataaataatttcaaataaataatcTTAAGGTACCGAGACTGTTAGGCACACAGTATTGGCATCAGAAGTTCAAAGTCAAAGTGTACATAAAAGAGAACACAGGAAAATGCTCATCGTCACCGATGTGCTCAGAGATGACAGTAAAAGGAagcaaataaaagcaaagaagTATTGTACACGATTGTTTGTACATCACGATAAAAATTACTGATCTCTGTGGTTGCAGGTTTGTCGTCACACCCCACAGTGCTCAATGTCAGGGTTTACCAACATCATGCATTGACGTCTTTGGTCAGAAGAGGGTGTTGCTGTTGATAACTTGACGCCCAACTTTGTACAatctaaagggaaaaaaaaaaagaaaagcataaagCTTAACAAAGTTATTTGAAAGAGCAAAAACGTTTACTCAAGTGTGAAATTTCTTCTCATGAGAGGACCTGAAAACCTGCTTTGAACTGAACAAAAGTTTCGCACTCAAACCAAATTATACCAAGCTATGATGATTTGACAGTAGTCTCAGTTTCATATAACGAAATTATAAAATTCCTGTATGTCAAACTTCCACCATCGTTTCAATACAGCGGAGGTAAACCAAGCTCGATTCATGTAGTAAAAGCCCGATGT from the Pelmatolapia mariae isolate MD_Pm_ZW linkage group LG20, Pm_UMD_F_2, whole genome shotgun sequence genome contains:
- the hmga1a gene encoding high mobility group AT-hook 1a isoform X1 codes for the protein MSDKGTVSPKEKEATEKRGRGRPRKQPQVKTSDEPSGSPTPKRPRGRPKGSKNKTTGKGKKATAAPSAGGKRRGRPKKEEKEEKASQESSEEEEEEDQ
- the hmga1a gene encoding high mobility group AT-hook 1a isoform X2, whose amino-acid sequence is MSDKGTVSPKEKEATEKRGRGRPRKQPQEPSGSPTPKRPRGRPKGSKNKTTGKGKKATAAPSAGGKRRGRPKKEEKEEKASQESSEEEEEEDQ